The stretch of DNA CCATCCTGACCTTGTAATTCTTTCAGCTGTAACATGATGGAAAAATGTGCCAGTTTTGTTTATACAGTGGTAGTTTTATTTCTGATTTGTTACTCCATTTCTTTCTTGTAGAAAGACCCTGTGCCTAATGGTTTGAAGGCCCTGCCTGTCTTCTATGCCATAACCATGGGAATCAACCTGTTCTCCATCATGTACACTGGAGCTCCGAGTGAGTGTCATTGTCTCATTGTGCTTTGCATGCTTGCCCACAGCCACAGCTTAAAATAAGCTGCTCCCTCAGACAGCCGGAAGCCCACACATATTCCAGACTGAACCAGACTGTTTACCATTTTCACAAAAGCCATGTttattttaacatgttttttcgGGGGCTTTCTTGCTTGTGGTTTTGTGTGGGTCGTAGCTGGAGTCGAGTTTTAGAGTGGCGCACAACAGGGTGATGGAAATAAGAATTCACTTAACTCTGGACGTCTGTGTCCATCAGACTTGGAGAAGGAAAAGAGAAGTAAAGAGGGTGTTGTTTGAAATGGTCATAACTGTCTGCCCCTAGTAGATGTTACTGCTCAGAATTTGTCGTAATGCTCTTGATACTTGTTAGTTTTTCATCTTCCAGAAACTTTTTATTAAACAAGCCACTTTTGCtcctttgttttcttctctctACAGGGCCTAACAGTTCAAGATGTTAACTGGCCTGGGCCATTAAATGGTGGCTACAGGCCACAATTTGACCAGTTTGGTGCGCTGATGTGTCCATGCACATCAGCACACTCTGAGAGGAGATCACTTGCAGTCCCATCATAGTCCGTAACGCTGCTTAATAAGGCacattttgtacagttgtgtgtGGTCCCTCGAAATGGAGCACACTTTACGCGAGGACCTGTAATTGGGTACCTCTCAAGATAAGGTGCGAGTCTACACTTCAGACATCAAAACAAATCCActgtatttaaaaataataatataatatatatatatatatatttttcaaggATTTTATTCAAAAGTAGGTGGACAGGACACAAAGAGAGTGGGgtaagacatgcagcaaagggcctcaGGCTGGGACTCGAACCTGGGTCGGCTGCATCGAGGATCTACAGCCTCTTTGTGTGGGGCAACTGCTTAATCAGTTGAGCTATATGCTGCTGCCCTTACctaaaatgaccttgtgtgtCAGTCACTGACACATCAATTATCAATTTATAATGTAGTCtatacagaaataatttgtcACCACATGGGATAATCCTCATCGATTCCTGTGGGATCTGTTTTCCCCAAAATGACACAAAGAAGAAATTGCAGCTCATTCATTGCCAGTCGTTTATGAATTTGGAtagcatttattttatcatcTAATTCAGCCACCGCATAGTTATGTTCAACTTTTTCTGGCTACAGTAGTTCTCTGGCACACAGGGCTACAGCAGCTCACTACTGCTGATGTATGCACTCTAATGCAGCAGTGTCTGCAACAAACACAGTACAGTGTGTCCTGCTACAGAACTCAGCATTCCCCGAACATGGATATGTGCGACTGGACACCAGTCATCCCACGGCACATTCCAATACTCAATATTTATATACCTGAGCCAGAGACCTCAAGTCATCATGTGTATAAATGATTGCAATTTAGGCCAAAGAATTTGATGGTCAGCTAAGTGTCCTTTACAAATGACACCATGTGTGACTGTGGTTCACACACCTCATAAATCATTTGGGAACGGTCACTCCACCACAGGCCTATTCAATGTAGAGTGAAATTTTATCTTGAGAAAGATTTATGATCCAACTCCAAGTCTCAAGATGTTGCAGAAATCTTTGTCACCAGTACATCAGTCAGAATAAAAAggttgatttaaattttaaatttttttttttttttcaaggacaTGAAGAACCTTTTCCTGTGTCTACTGAAATGGCCCCAATTTCTGTCCATGGGGCTGCTTTTCAaagagatatttaaaaaaaaaaaaaaaaaaagaagccagcTTTATATTAACCCATATAGATTTTTACATGCTGTGAGTTTCAGAATGCATATTGTTACATTCGTAGTTAATTTTGACCTCGCTCAAACGCCAGCTTCTTAATTTCAGTGCATTTAGAAGCAAATTTTGTCCTTGGGTAGccctctttaaaaaagaaagataaaaaaattaCTGTCTACACCCTGTGCTTTAACTTGAAAtgtcctgatttttttttttttttttttttttttttttttttggagggggggggTCTAAAGGCCTTTACTGACAGTTGTGGTATGATGAATATTATTTATTGTGAGTAGTGAATGGGAGGATATAGGAATCTCTTCAGTTCTGACACTTAAAGCAGTTCTCTAAATCATATTAGCCATGGTCTTGGCTAGATTTAGCTGTACACAGAAGTAAGGACTCATCTTCATTGCCAAGTGAGTCATAAACTACCATTTTAACTGTCATTGTAATTGAGGTTGATGGTGAGCTGCACATACAGTACAACGGAGAAAAGGGGAAAATAACAAACCATGTCATTGTTCAATGTAGGCCACTGAATACTTAGGTTTCAGGGAGGGGTTTGGAACACAGCTGTGGTTAAATTTCATTTCCTGTGCAGTCTCATTCATTCCTGCAGCGTGGTTGTGGGATAAGCTCACCCCATTGTATGGgagtttaattatttttcatcttgtaAGTTGCTTCTAACTATCCTGGAAGATGCTCTTAAACACGTCTTGATCAAGAAAGATTTTTCTTAGGACTGCAATAGGAGTTGCACACTGAACAAACCAGAAAATTTATCTCTGGATCTCTGCTTATATGGTAGCCCATGTGCTCTAGTCCTACACAGAGAGCTAAACTGTAAGAGAGACACCTTCTGGCATTTCCTCGTGACACTGTCCTGAGGGTAGTGAGCCTCCATTGCGTAACTAAACAAACATCAGTTTGGTCTGCTGCAGTCTTGTGCTGCAGCGTGACTCAGAGCAAAGAGTGCACTCTGGACTTAaacgaacacagccacagagacACTTATCATTTACCCTTGGCCCTTCATCTCTTGTTTATCTTCATCTGGTCAAACAGTCCTTCCATTGGAAATGATTTAATTTTATCTTTGTAATAATCTTGCACAGCCTAGGTCACCTCAGCGGAGGTGGTGTTGAAATTCGTAGCACttcttgcttttgttttcttccaTACACACTGCTGACCTGCACTGTGTGTATGACGAGGATGACTGCCTCCCCTGGGAAATGAAAATGCTTTCTTACAGCATGTGCTGCGCTACATTCACTGCGCCAGCTCTGCTGCAGTCTTGGCAGCAGCAGTGCCTTTACTGCTACAGTATATGACCGGCTATACCCCCCGCCCCAAACTTTAGTCTCCTTTTAAGGTGCTCATTGTCCATGTGCAGCTATTAGTCCTTGGGACATTTTCtgctgtttcaggtgtttcatAACTTTTCACTTATAGGGGTACACATGCTTTCAATTTTTAACCACTTACCCAATCAAGCAATGCGGTAAAGCTTAAAAATGACCCTTGCGATTTAATGTCATTGAAATGATTGCCCTGTAGTTGACTTTCAGTCACAGGTGTCCTTTGTTTCTTCAAGTGGGGGACTTGACCTCATAGACTTGTAAAACATGGCTTTTACAAACATGAAACGGTTTGAATGTAATAAATATTTTAGATTAAGCATAACTTTGTTGTACATCAGTAAAGGTAGCACCTGCTGCCTTGTCTTTTAAATTCCATTTTCTCTATTTGCCTTTTTGTGTTTCTTCACGTGGCCCTCGATGATCCCTCAGTGCTGGGATTTGACAAAATCCCGTGGTGGGGCATCCTGCTCATCTCATTGGCCTGTGCTCTGCTGACAGCTGTGTTGGTCTGGTTCATTGTCTGTCCTCTCCTAAAGAAGAAGATCGAACGTAAGTCCTATTCATGTGgggttttttgggtttttattttttcccctaaAATTTGGATAACTCAGTTTTTAAATCCAGTCACCTGCTTCTTTGAATTTATGGTATTGTTTTCCTGACATAAACCAGTGAATAACTGAGATGTATTATTTCACAATGTAACCTCAACCTATTCACAGAAAGGGCTTAAATTAATCCAGAAAAGGGAGCTTATGAATATTTTTTCATAACGGAGTTGCTTtgattaaaaaggaaaataatcaCCTGAAAATATTGTCAGTCAGCAGTTGATGCTCTGTAATCCTGGATTAAAGATACAATCTGTGATTGTGGTGTTAGGATAACATATTTAATTTTAACCTCTATTTGCGTGTTTTATCTTTCATATAAAACAAGGCTTGTGTTTATAGTGGTACTCCTTTGGTCTTTGCTTCATTATTAAAACCATTGGCACAACTTGGCATAAGTATTTGACACTACATAGACCACAGGCACACAAATGAATAAAAGTAATGATGACGCTTACTTCAAgacttttattaaaaaaaaaaaaaaaaggtcaaataagTCTTAGGTTTTTGGTTTGCTTTCCTGTGTGAAGCAAGATGTATATATAGTTTTTGTCGTGTTTACTGACAGAGATGGATCTTAAAATCCTTTGCGATATTGACATGACTTGCATGCCACTCATATTCTCACAAAAAACAATAGATATATCTAACCACCTGGATGAGGATGCATTTAGTATACACGTTAATTATTGGGGTCATAGTGATCCTTTAATTGGACGTTAGCTCCATGACTAAAATAAGGTTCGGCTTAAGGTCTTGACATGGCTTTTGTCGTGCACTAAATTAAGAATGTAGGGGAGGTGACCGTTTCATCTCCTAGCTCATCCAGGCTTGATGTAATGCGGCTTCCTAGTCACCTCACTCAAATGCTTGTTGCAAACAAAATATTGGCAATGAGtgtctttttctctttaaaaccACAAAGAAATGCAATGTGAGCCTCAGTTTGTGTCGAGCCTTATATAGCCTTTTATTGGATAAGCTACTAGCAGTAATGTAAATATGCTGCTCGTAATCCTTTATCTGATCCTGTGAACAGAGGCTCACTTTTGAACATGGGTAACATTACATTAATAGTACAATAGTCTTTTGACTCTGTAGTGATGGAATTCCTAAATCTTAGAgatcaaattattaaaacaaaaccgACATGCTCTGCTAGGATTTCTCTTCCAAACCTTGTATGTTTTTGGACATGACCCAAGTAACATCTCACTTAACTCCTCTCCTTCTAGGAGATATCAAGTCTTCCAGCCCCTCTGAGAGCCCCCTGATGGAAAAGAGAGAGCTCAAAGAGGCTCAATGTCCTATCCTGAAACAGACTGCCAAGGAGACGTCAACACCTACTGCGCCGGCTGTTAATCAGAGCGCCTCTGCTCAACCTTCCTCTGCTCAACCTTCCGCTGCACCAGAGGAACGCAGGGTGGCGTTTAACATTGGAGATTCTGATGACCCAGAGTACAGCAGTGAAGTACAAAATGGTGGTAAGTATGCCAGGTTACAACATTAAGACTATTATATTGGGTTTAAATTGCTTGGTGGCTGCTAAATGGTTTGTGCATACAAATCAGCAATGACTATTGCTCCTCTGCTACAAACATGATGATTAAATGAGGACAGGATGTGTAAAAGGGTTTAATAAATTAGTCTTTTTCCTTGCCTTTTCTGCAGCCTCCCAACCGGCTCAAACAGACTATGAAGTGCAGCTCAACAATGAGCAGGTCCAGCATAGCAATGGGTCTTCAAATACCTCCAGTCAGGTCCATTTCAGCAACCACATTCAGTTCAACAACAGGCCGGCACAGATACCAAGCAACGGTTACAGCCAGTACCACACAGTCCACAAGGATTCGGGCCTTTACAAAGACCTACTGCACAAGCTCCACCTGGCCAAGGTTGGTGACTGTATGGGCGAGGCGGGTGACCGACCAATCCGACGCAATAACAGCTATACCTCGTACACTATGGCCATCATCGGCATGCACGCAGACTTCAAGCATAAAGAAGGGGAATACCGTGCTTATGTGGATAGCGACAAGGGCCCAGGCACAGGTGGTCAGGAAAGGAAGCGTGTGCGTATGGACAGTTACACCAGCTACTGCAATGCTGTGGCAGAGAACACCGCTCCTGAAGGTCTGGGAGAAAGTGATGTGACAGTAGAACTGGGGAAGGAAGATGCAGGTAGCAGCCAAAGCTCTCTGGATGATGACAGGCTTGAGGAAGACAAGCCAGAAGTCTCAACTCTGTTTCAGTTCCTGCAAATTCTCACCGCCTGCTTCGGATCTTTCGCCCATGGAGGAAACGACGTGAGGTAGGCACTCTCCGTGACAAAGGTCATGTTGTTACTAGCAGTCATTCCGATAAGATAACGCTTGCGCTCTTGTGTTAGGTTGTTGGTGACATTTTTACTCATCGCAACTCTTTGATCCCTGTTGAAATAACCCCACTCTTTTCCCCTGCAGTAATGCCATTGGACCCTTGGTTGCTCTGTGGTTGGTTTACACAACGAGCAGCGTGACCTCAAACGAACCGACACCTATTTGGCTTCTGTTGTACGGCGGCGTTGGCATCTGTGCCGGACTCTGGGTATGGGGTCGCAGGGTGATTCAGACTATGGGCAAGGACCTCACCCCCATCACCCCTTCAAGGTATAAATTATGCAGACGGGACGGAACTTGTTCCTCCCAGTCATTAAAACCACATCCTCTTCAGACATTACCAGTGTATGAATTTAGCAGCCTGCTCAGACACATCCACATGAGAGACatgactgtttttcttttctccctgcAGTGGTTTCAGCATTGAGTTGGCTTCAGCCTTGACAGTCGTGGTTGCCTCTAACATTGGTCTGCCTGTTTCCACCACCCACTGCAAGGTAAGTTAGTCAGACACTGTGGTCTGGGAACTCGACTGAGACACAGGAAGAGAATATTTAGTATGAAGGAGACTACAGTAAACAGTCTGGTAGAGGGTTCAAATATGGGGAAAGTTTCTCCTCTAAGATTTTTGCACCTTTCAAGAAGACGATGGCGTTCTTCTAACAGCAAATGTGTTTTCAGGTGGGCTCAGTGGTAGCTGTAGGATGGCTGCGCTCAAAGAAGGCAGTAGATTGGCGTCTGTTCAGAAACATCTTCATGGCTTGGTTTGTGACCGTGCCCATCTCTGGCCTGATCAGTGCTGCTATAATGGCCATCTTCATTTATGGCATCCTGTGAGCGTGCGGCTGCAGCCCCAATTAGGGGAGGAGAAAGAAATCACTCCGGTGTGCACCAGGAGAGTAAGTTGGAAGGCCGAAATATATCGCTTACCTAAAGCCAACAACTTCGGAAGAAAATCTGGaggcaaaacaacaaaaaaaaacaacaacacaaaactaAAGGACTTGTGACATGTGCCTGTGGTTCTTGGCTGCATCATAATCTACctagtttttctgtttgttcttttggGTCACATGACTTCAAGTGGGGAAACTtgcatttctttgttttgaCTTACTTTTTCATATCTCATTCTGTAGTTAATCAGAGATCAtcaactgatttattttttttttttttttactttgcaaatatgtataTACAACCATGCTgttaagttttgtttttaagtgttGAACAGAAAGGAAAATGCAGTATTAAGTTTTTACAAATTTACTTCTCCTTTCATGAAATATGCTGAAAGTAACGTAGATGCAAAAGCTGTTTTTAGGTAAAAATAATCCTCAATTCCAGGTatatatttatctttttctttcttccttgtATCCCATCGACTTGGACATCATTTGTCCTCTTTTAAAGAACATAAATGTTTTTCAGCTGAGGTTAGAGACCACCTTCTTTCCGTTAAGTTCAGAGCACTGCAGTTTACATCAGTTAAACTTATTACACACTGGCAATCACCTCCAGAACTATGAGAAATACTGTTCTAAGCATTAGAAGGCCCGCACACTTCTATGCAAGAAATGACAAAGGCCTAAATGGGGTAAGTGGGTGGATTTTTCTGTCTGCTGCCCAGTTCTTCAGAATATCCTGATATTCTCGATCAATGCAGGGAAAgggcagaaggaaaagaaaaaaacctacCCTGACCTTTGACACATCCGCTTTGGATGTAACAGAATGTCAGCCAGCGCAAACAATGTGCTCTCAAACAAGACCTTAAGTCTCCTGTTAAAACTTGATTGCACCGTCCTCTGCGGTTAAATGTTTTAGGCCTGCTTCagccctttttttaaaaattttttatttttaattttaattttttttttttttattcccttGTAATGGCTACTTCCAGGATTATTTTCTGAGGAATTTGCACCTTTCCTCTTTCTTGTACTGGATACTCTGAATAAGGACGAACAGGACCCGTAACAACTGGAAGTTACTGAGGTGGTTTGGTGTTAAATTGATCTGTTCCCCCTGATAAAGGGCAGGCAGACGGTATGTGCATGCCACCAGCGCGTGCTCTCGTGACTGCAGTACTAAATACATCTCAGACTTGTAGATGCTGTAGttgcctttattttatttttttccttaggTACCaaagagtttttatttttatttttttgaaacgCACATATGCCCCACCTTGGTGGatggaaaaatggaaataaaaaaaaaaaaatggaaaaaagtgtctggttttttgttttgttttttaaaaagaaaaagattaaacCCTCACGTGAAATTATGGCTTTGAATTTGGCCTTTTGATAAAGCTAAGCTGGGGGGGTTGTGAAATCTTTGCCAGCTACAACATGTGACAGGAAAACAAAAGGAGACACGCAGGTTATACAGACAGGTGGGATTGTTCCCCTTTTATTGATGCTAAGCTTGGTGCAGCTCAGACAACAGGTGATGAGTAAGCGCTGGGATCCATGCGCAGCAGGGCTTTCTCACTCCAATAAATCTGTTAGGCAGGGACAGACAGAGGATTCCTTTATGCTAGCTttacaaacaaaacaatgtCATAGTTTTCCAGTGCTCTCTGAGCATATGAGTCACATCTCCTAGGTTTTTATGACTAAGCCTGACACCACAGTGGGGGTTTTTCTCCCCCCACTACGATGTAACAAAGAGACGAGGCCTGTTCTACACCCAAAAGgttctttgtctctttttttttttttttttttttttttttttaacatcgcATTTACCCTTTATGAATCTGAGTTTCCGCCCTCAGTTGACGGTGACCCTATTATCAGCAAACTTACACCAAAATCTATTTCAAAACAATCTGTAGCATCTTTCAGGGCAGGGACGGTGCATCCTAGGTCCTAAAATAACCAGAAGCACATCAAATCAAGCACAATAAGTACCTGGGGACAACCGTCTCTGACTGTCCTGGATTCTTGTCCTAGATTTACATGCATACTAGGA from Odontesthes bonariensis isolate fOdoBon6 chromosome 22, fOdoBon6.hap1, whole genome shotgun sequence encodes:
- the slc20a1b gene encoding sodium-dependent phosphate transporter 1-B — encoded protein: MVSTTATAIILASTVGIATNTALTEYTWLLIVGFVIAFVLAFSVGANDVANSFGTAVGSGVVTLRQACFLATVFETLGSVLLGAKVSETIRKGIIDVGMYNGTEHVLMAGSVSAMVGSAMWQLAASFLKLPISGTHCIVGATIGFSLVSKGQQGVRWLELLRIVASWFLSPLLSGIMSGIVFYIVRIFILHKKDPVPNGLKALPVFYAITMGINLFSIMYTGAPMLGFDKIPWWGILLISLACALLTAVLVWFIVCPLLKKKIERDIKSSSPSESPLMEKRELKEAQCPILKQTAKETSTPTAPAVNQSASAQPSSAQPSAAPEERRVAFNIGDSDDPEYSSEVQNGASQPAQTDYEVQLNNEQVQHSNGSSNTSSQVHFSNHIQFNNRPAQIPSNGYSQYHTVHKDSGLYKDLLHKLHLAKVGDCMGEAGDRPIRRNNSYTSYTMAIIGMHADFKHKEGEYRAYVDSDKGPGTGGQERKRVRMDSYTSYCNAVAENTAPEGLGESDVTVELGKEDAGSSQSSLDDDRLEEDKPEVSTLFQFLQILTACFGSFAHGGNDVSNAIGPLVALWLVYTTSSVTSNEPTPIWLLLYGGVGICAGLWVWGRRVIQTMGKDLTPITPSSGFSIELASALTVVVASNIGLPVSTTHCKVGSVVAVGWLRSKKAVDWRLFRNIFMAWFVTVPISGLISAAIMAIFIYGIL